From the genome of Papaver somniferum cultivar HN1 chromosome 2, ASM357369v1, whole genome shotgun sequence, one region includes:
- the LOC113352708 gene encoding F-box/kelch-repeat protein At1g57790-like yields MHRRYESFLSTAFFRDGDFFCVDSRGIMGVFSPKDNSWKVLEEPHEQRTFGSRPGFLVECGGDLLLVKLEHHGRSIRISRLNFSEMEWVKVESLEEYVLFISHTSCVSAVAPNNYMKNKVYFPRLHLNDGGILFYSLETCSYHTLGSQHSADDTEGCTWIEPNSSVSTSEELDWLKKPFQSE; encoded by the coding sequence ATGCATCGTAGGTATGAGTCATTCCTTAGCACCGCATTTTTTCGTGATGGGGATTTCTTTTGCGTCGATAGCCGTGGGATTATGGGAGTTTTTTCTCCGAAGGATAACAGTTGGAAAGTTCTTGAGGAACCTCATGAACAAAGAACTTTTGGTTCTCGTCCAGGTTTCTTAGTAGAGTGTGGTGGGgatcttttattagtgaaattagaacatcatggGAGGTCGATTAGGATTTCAAGGTTGAATTTCTCTGAGATGGAATGGGTAAAGGTTGAGAGTTTGGAAGAGTATGTGTTATTTATTAGCCACACATCATGTGTATCGGCAGTTGCTCCAAACAATTACATGAAGAATAAAGTCTATTTCCCTAGATTACATCTTAATGATGGTGGGATTTTATTCTATTCACTTGAAACATGTAGTTATCACACTCTTGGGAGCCAGCATTCTGCAGACGACACAGAAGGATGCACTTGGATTGAACCTAATAGCTCGGTGTCCACTTCTGAGGAGCTCGACTGGCTCAAGAAACCTTTTCAGAGTGAGTAA